The following are encoded in a window of Planctomycetia bacterium genomic DNA:
- a CDS encoding Gfo/Idh/MocA family oxidoreductase, with product MGRHPHPTRREFIKTASAAVAIPYIITSTALGQGDTPPASDRIVMGGIGLGNMGSGDQDAYLGRKDVQYVAVSDVRKGQLDAGKDKADKKYGNSDCQAYSDFRELLARDDIDAVHIATPDHWHAIMVIEACKSGKDVYCQKPETLTLREGPLMIAAARRYGRVVSGGSQRVLEDYREIVDKCWGGELGPVKSINVNVGPLSQMCNLVAEDVPAGMDWEMWLGPAAWAPYNSKRCDGNFGTGGNSWRSYLDYSGGGMTDWGAHHFGGATFAIDVRELQPHDIVFHNDNGTQYVELVYPNGITLTHNKPGKENLEVEGTPGEKREAKPVPSYSGEGGIYGDFIECVKTRQKPFRDIELAVNSTAVSHLASAAYRLQRSLKWDSAKQEFPGDAEANRLLDRARREPWQL from the coding sequence ATGGGTCGCCATCCCCACCCCACGCGCCGCGAGTTCATCAAGACCGCCAGCGCCGCGGTCGCCATTCCTTACATCATCACCTCGACAGCCCTGGGCCAGGGTGATACGCCGCCTGCCAGCGATCGCATCGTGATGGGCGGCATCGGCCTGGGCAACATGGGCTCCGGCGACCAAGACGCCTACCTCGGCCGCAAAGACGTGCAATACGTCGCGGTTTCCGATGTTCGAAAAGGCCAGCTCGACGCCGGCAAAGACAAGGCCGACAAAAAGTACGGCAACTCGGATTGCCAGGCCTACAGCGATTTCCGCGAATTGCTCGCCCGCGACGATATCGACGCCGTGCATATCGCCACGCCTGACCATTGGCACGCGATCATGGTCATCGAGGCCTGCAAGTCCGGCAAGGACGTGTATTGCCAGAAGCCCGAAACGCTCACGCTCCGCGAAGGCCCGTTGATGATCGCTGCGGCGCGTCGCTACGGCCGCGTGGTCTCCGGCGGCAGCCAACGCGTACTGGAAGATTACCGCGAAATCGTCGACAAGTGCTGGGGCGGCGAACTCGGCCCGGTCAAGTCGATCAACGTGAATGTTGGCCCGCTCTCACAGATGTGCAATCTGGTCGCCGAAGACGTTCCGGCCGGCATGGATTGGGAAATGTGGCTCGGCCCCGCGGCCTGGGCGCCGTACAACAGCAAGCGCTGCGACGGCAACTTCGGCACCGGCGGCAATAGCTGGCGCTCCTACCTGGACTACTCCGGCGGCGGCATGACCGACTGGGGCGCGCACCACTTCGGCGGCGCCACGTTCGCCATCGACGTCCGCGAGTTGCAGCCGCACGATATCGTCTTCCACAATGACAACGGCACGCAGTACGTTGAACTCGTTTACCCCAACGGGATCACGCTCACGCACAATAAGCCGGGCAAAGAGAACCTGGAAGTCGAAGGCACGCCGGGCGAAAAGCGTGAAGCCAAGCCGGTGCCGAGCTACAGCGGCGAAGGGGGCATTTACGGCGACTTCATCGAATGCGTGAAGACCCGGCAGAAGCCATTCCGTGATATCGAACTGGCCGTGAACAGCACCGCGGTGAGCCACCTGGCCAGCGCGGCCTACCGCTTGCAGCGATCGTTGAAATGGGATTCCGCGAAGCAGGAATTCCCCGGCGACGCCGAAGCCAATCGCCTGCTGGACCGCGCCCGTCGCGAGCCGTGGCAACTGTAG
- a CDS encoding HEAT repeat domain-containing protein, which produces MLDQAFEALKTLDWGQDLAPLAPIDEAVISSHSDDSARRELESRLAATLSMTDSRDAKDYVCRKLMLIGTAASVPALAALLAKPENSHVARFALERIPGKEVNEALRSALESVAGALKVGMIASLGSRGDEDSVPQLAKLLNDSDHQVSCAAAKALGAIGTAKAAQALSSSSSEAARRDATNASLQCAEKLLAAGSKTDALKLYKSFAGESQPKHVRLAATRGMLACAGKASE; this is translated from the coding sequence ATGTTGGACCAAGCCTTCGAAGCCTTGAAGACACTGGACTGGGGGCAAGACCTCGCCCCGCTGGCCCCGATCGACGAAGCCGTGATCTCGTCGCATAGCGACGATTCCGCGCGGCGCGAATTGGAATCACGTCTCGCGGCGACGCTGTCGATGACTGATTCGCGTGATGCCAAGGACTACGTGTGCCGCAAGCTCATGCTGATCGGCACCGCGGCCTCGGTGCCGGCTCTCGCCGCATTGTTGGCGAAGCCCGAAAACTCGCACGTGGCCCGCTTCGCTTTGGAGCGCATCCCCGGCAAGGAAGTTAACGAAGCCCTGCGCAGTGCGCTGGAAAGTGTCGCTGGCGCATTGAAAGTGGGCATGATTGCCTCGCTCGGCTCCCGCGGCGATGAAGACAGCGTACCGCAGTTGGCGAAGCTGCTGAACGATTCGGATCACCAGGTCTCCTGTGCGGCGGCCAAGGCGCTTGGCGCAATCGGCACCGCGAAAGCTGCCCAGGCATTGTCGTCCTCGTCGTCCGAGGCCGCCCGTCGCGACGCCACGAACGCTTCGCTTCAGTGCGCTGAAAAACTGCTCGCCGCCGGCAGCAAGACCGACGCTCTGAAGCTCTACAAGAGCTTCGCTGGCGAGAGTCAACCGAAGCACGTCCGGCTGGCCGCAACGCGCGGCATGTTGGCCTGCGCCGGCAAGGCCAGCGAGTAA
- a CDS encoding HEAT repeat domain-containing protein, protein MRNRLSHWFVFAVIFAIAIRLAPAQDTSNDELVSLIVSLLHESDKDLRSVAFEQVRSEAPGAAATEKFAAELPKLKPDAQVGLLAALASRGDPAARPLVLETLNATKDEAVSVASVTALGVLGEASNVPVLVEKLKAEAKPLAAAARASLVRLPGDQTAPMILTAMDGAAPEVQVALIEILTERRALGAIPELLTAADGDDKQVRTAVIKALGQIAAAEHVAGMVQGVLKAEPGPERDAAEKAVMFVCQRAQNPEERAAPLLEAIHGLSAADQLAMLSTLGRVGGDGARKAIEAAIGESATHTAGIRALCNWPDATIANRLMELSKSDAHPEHRIATLRALIRVAPLADSRSDAERLELLKQCLTICTRDEDRLLVLQRARSIRTVGTLRFVLEHVDEPAFTETACETIVELAHHRALRDAHKEEFHTALDRVIATSKDATSVERANRYKNNQTWVRPKTSAN, encoded by the coding sequence GTGCGCAATCGCTTGTCCCATTGGTTCGTGTTCGCCGTCATTTTTGCGATCGCGATTCGTTTGGCGCCGGCGCAGGATACGTCCAATGACGAATTGGTCTCGTTGATCGTCAGCTTGCTGCACGAATCGGATAAAGACCTGCGGTCGGTGGCGTTCGAGCAAGTGCGTAGCGAAGCCCCCGGCGCGGCCGCCACGGAAAAATTCGCCGCCGAACTTCCCAAATTGAAGCCAGATGCACAGGTAGGATTGCTCGCCGCGCTCGCATCGCGCGGCGACCCCGCGGCGCGACCGCTCGTGTTGGAAACATTGAACGCCACGAAAGACGAAGCCGTCAGCGTGGCTTCCGTAACCGCGTTAGGCGTACTCGGCGAAGCGTCGAATGTGCCAGTCCTCGTCGAAAAGCTCAAAGCGGAAGCGAAGCCACTCGCCGCCGCCGCGCGGGCCAGCCTCGTGCGACTTCCCGGCGATCAGACGGCGCCGATGATCCTCACGGCAATGGACGGCGCCGCACCGGAAGTGCAAGTCGCGCTTATCGAAATCCTCACCGAGCGTCGCGCCCTGGGCGCGATCCCAGAGTTACTCACAGCGGCGGATGGCGACGACAAACAAGTCCGCACGGCGGTCATCAAAGCCCTCGGGCAAATCGCCGCCGCGGAACACGTCGCCGGCATGGTCCAAGGCGTACTTAAAGCGGAACCAGGCCCCGAGCGCGACGCGGCCGAAAAAGCGGTGATGTTCGTCTGCCAGCGCGCCCAGAATCCAGAAGAACGCGCCGCACCGTTGCTGGAGGCGATTCACGGCTTAAGCGCTGCGGATCAACTGGCAATGCTCTCCACGTTGGGCCGCGTCGGCGGCGACGGAGCGAGGAAGGCCATCGAAGCCGCGATCGGGGAATCCGCCACGCACACGGCCGGCATCCGGGCGCTCTGTAACTGGCCCGACGCGACGATTGCCAATCGCTTGATGGAATTATCGAAGTCCGACGCGCATCCAGAGCATCGTATCGCAACCTTACGCGCATTGATTCGCGTCGCGCCGCTCGCGGACAGCCGCAGCGATGCGGAGCGCCTCGAACTCCTGAAGCAATGCCTGACCATCTGCACGCGCGACGAAGATCGCTTGCTCGTTCTGCAACGCGCACGATCAATCCGCACGGTCGGCACGTTACGCTTCGTCCTGGAGCACGTCGACGAACCGGCCTTCACCGAAACGGCCTGCGAAACCATCGTCGAGCTCGCCCACCACCGGGCATTGCGCGACGCCCACAAAGAGGAGTTCCACACCGCCCTTGATCGCGTGATCGCCACTAGCAAGGACGCCACCAGTGTGGAACGCGCCAACCGCTACAAAAACAACCAAACCTGGGTCCGGCCCAAAACCTCCGCGAACTAG